The following proteins are encoded in a genomic region of Mycobacterium kiyosense:
- a CDS encoding putative transcriptional regulator, TetR family protein: protein MRRRATPARETGAAPADLEQVILDTARSVFETYGVRRANIEDVAVRAGVSRSTIYRRFPTKDDLFEAVVRREGQTFFTTLDQATTGLDPQQAVVEAFALGVQLIADSPLYSRIAESEPELFGMFSRSDTFPIGRFADGIAHTLRRCGAELADHDLANVADILLRVAVGIIVFPTDRLDTSDQQAVRDYAARYLVPIISL, encoded by the coding sequence ATGCGCCGGAGAGCGACGCCGGCTCGAGAAACGGGCGCCGCGCCCGCCGATCTCGAGCAGGTGATCCTGGACACCGCGCGGTCTGTCTTCGAGACCTACGGCGTGCGACGAGCCAACATCGAAGACGTCGCCGTTCGCGCCGGCGTCAGCCGCAGCACCATCTACCGGCGCTTCCCCACCAAGGACGACCTGTTCGAGGCCGTCGTGCGCCGCGAGGGTCAGACCTTCTTCACCACCCTGGACCAGGCCACCACCGGGCTTGACCCGCAGCAAGCGGTCGTCGAGGCCTTCGCACTCGGTGTGCAGCTCATCGCGGATTCACCCCTGTACTCACGAATCGCCGAGAGCGAACCCGAACTGTTCGGCATGTTCTCCCGCTCGGACACCTTCCCGATCGGCCGGTTCGCCGACGGAATCGCCCATACCCTGCGCCGCTGCGGCGCCGAGCTGGCCGACCACGACCTGGCCAACGTCGCCGACATCTTGCTGCGCGTAGCGGTGGGCATCATCGTGTTCCCCACCGACCGGCTCGACACGTCCGATCAGCAGGCGGTCC